A single Streptomyces mirabilis DNA region contains:
- a CDS encoding TetR/AcrR family transcriptional regulator has product MTQVKPMRADARRNYERLLKVAAEAFAERGEGASLDDIAKRAGVGSGTLYRHFPTRQALLEAAYVDRIEALGARADEIAKELPPGEALAEWLYELCVGTIQVRGMKALLGSAVTDGSRAALTACGTSMKGAAQRLVEAAQREGTLRQDIEPIEVLRLAHGVSTASELANGQGKQIRRYLSLLTDGLRP; this is encoded by the coding sequence ATGACGCAGGTCAAGCCCATGCGCGCGGACGCTCGGCGCAACTATGAGCGGTTGCTGAAGGTGGCGGCCGAGGCGTTCGCCGAGCGCGGGGAAGGTGCGTCGCTCGACGACATCGCCAAGCGGGCGGGTGTCGGGTCGGGCACGCTGTACCGGCACTTCCCCACGCGGCAGGCGCTGTTGGAGGCGGCGTACGTCGACCGGATCGAGGCGCTCGGGGCGCGGGCCGACGAGATCGCGAAGGAACTCCCCCCGGGCGAGGCGCTGGCGGAGTGGCTCTACGAGCTGTGCGTCGGCACGATCCAGGTACGCGGAATGAAGGCCCTGCTGGGCTCGGCCGTCACGGACGGCAGCAGGGCCGCCCTCACGGCCTGCGGCACTTCCATGAAGGGGGCGGCGCAGCGGCTGGTCGAGGCGGCGCAGCGGGAGGGGACCCTGCGGCAGGACATCGAGCCGATCGAGGTCCTGCGGCTGGCTCACGGGGTTTCCACGGCCTCGGAGCTGGCGAACGGCCAGGGCAAGCAGATCCGCCGGTATCTGTCCCTGCTGACGGACGGGCTGCGGCCGTAG
- a CDS encoding carbohydrate ABC transporter permease, with translation MSATTIRVRPRRARGTGLGLLAWLLGVLFFLPVAWMALTSFHSESDAATNPPSFGAALTLDGYRDFFGTGGGASPWPALINSTVASVVSTLCVLLLAFPAAYALSIRPVKKWTDVLFFFLSTKMLPVVAGLLPIYLFAKNTGMLDNIWLLVILYTSMNLPIAVWMMQSFLAEVPVAVIEAAQIDGAKLPTILARVVAPIALPGIAATALICFIFSWNELLFARVLTGVVAETAPVFLTGFITSQGLFLAKVCAASLVISLPVLAAGFAAQDKLVQGLSLGAVK, from the coding sequence ATGAGCGCCACCACGATCCGCGTACGACCCCGGCGTGCCCGGGGAACGGGCCTGGGCCTGTTGGCCTGGCTGCTCGGTGTGCTGTTCTTCCTGCCCGTCGCGTGGATGGCCCTGACGTCGTTCCACTCGGAGTCGGACGCGGCGACCAACCCGCCGTCCTTCGGCGCCGCCCTCACCCTCGACGGCTACCGCGACTTCTTCGGCACGGGCGGCGGCGCGAGCCCCTGGCCCGCGCTGATCAACTCGACGGTGGCCTCGGTGGTCTCCACCCTCTGCGTCCTCCTGCTGGCCTTCCCGGCGGCGTACGCACTCTCCATCCGCCCGGTGAAGAAGTGGACGGACGTCCTGTTCTTCTTCCTGTCGACGAAGATGCTGCCGGTCGTAGCCGGACTCCTCCCGATCTACCTCTTCGCGAAGAACACCGGAATGCTGGACAACATCTGGCTCCTGGTCATCCTTTACACCTCCATGAACCTGCCGATCGCGGTGTGGATGATGCAGTCGTTCCTCGCCGAGGTACCGGTGGCGGTGATCGAGGCGGCCCAGATCGACGGCGCGAAACTGCCGACGATCCTGGCCCGCGTCGTGGCCCCCATAGCCCTCCCCGGCATCGCGGCCACGGCCCTGATCTGCTTCATCTTCAGCTGGAACGAACTGCTGTTCGCCCGCGTGCTGACGGGTGTGGTCGCCGAGACGGCCCCCGTCTTCCTGACCGGCTTCATCACCAGCCAGGGCCTGTTCCTGGCCAAGGTGTGCGCCGCCTCGCTCGTCATCTCCCTGCCGGTGCTCGCCGCGGGGTTCGCCGCCCAGGACAAACTGGTCCAGGGCCTCTCCCTGGGAGCCGTCAAATGA
- a CDS encoding zinc-dependent alcohol dehydrogenase family protein: MKAAVIESVGRAVVTEVPDPTPGPREVVVEVAACGLCGTDLHILQGEFAPKLPIVPGHEFAGEVVGVGTQVTELAVGDRVAVDPSLYCYECRQCRTGHNNLCERWAAIGVTTAGGAAQYAVAPVANCVKLPEHVRTQDAALVEPLSCAVRGYDVLRSRLGAHVLIYGSGTMGLMMLELAKRTGAASVDVVDLNPARLETARTLGVSGSAANADELDRPQGWDLVVDATGNAAAIQDGLDRVAKAGTFLQFGVADYATRVTIDPYRIYNQEITITGSMAVLHSFERAAELFANGVLDPEIFISDRIELERYPQALEQFAAGVGRKIVVVP, from the coding sequence ATGAAGGCCGCCGTCATCGAGTCCGTGGGCCGCGCCGTCGTCACCGAGGTCCCGGACCCGACGCCGGGCCCCCGCGAGGTCGTCGTCGAGGTCGCCGCCTGCGGCCTGTGCGGCACGGACCTGCACATCCTCCAGGGCGAGTTCGCGCCCAAGCTGCCGATCGTGCCGGGGCACGAGTTCGCGGGCGAGGTGGTCGGGGTCGGCACCCAGGTCACCGAGCTCGCGGTCGGCGACCGGGTGGCCGTCGACCCCTCGCTGTACTGCTACGAGTGCCGGCAGTGCCGTACGGGCCACAACAACCTCTGCGAACGCTGGGCCGCGATCGGCGTCACCACGGCGGGCGGGGCCGCGCAGTACGCGGTGGCCCCGGTGGCGAACTGCGTCAAGCTGCCCGAGCACGTACGCACCCAGGACGCCGCACTCGTGGAGCCGCTGTCCTGCGCGGTGCGCGGCTACGACGTCCTGCGGTCCCGGCTCGGCGCCCACGTCCTGATCTACGGCTCCGGGACGATGGGCCTGATGATGCTGGAGCTGGCCAAGCGGACCGGCGCGGCGAGCGTCGACGTGGTGGACCTGAACCCGGCCCGGCTGGAGACGGCACGGACGCTCGGCGTCTCGGGGTCGGCGGCGAACGCGGACGAGCTGGACCGGCCGCAGGGCTGGGACCTCGTCGTCGACGCCACCGGCAACGCGGCGGCGATCCAGGACGGCCTGGACCGGGTGGCGAAGGCGGGCACGTTCCTCCAGTTCGGGGTCGCCGACTACGCGACCCGCGTGACGATCGACCCGTACCGCATCTACAACCAGGAGATCACCATCACCGGTTCGATGGCGGTGCTGCACAGCTTCGAGCGGGCGGCGGAACTGTTCGCGAACGGTGTGCTCGACCCCGAGATCTTCATCAGCGACCGGATCGAGCTGGAGCGGTATCCGCAGGCGTTGGAGCAGTTCGCGGCGGGCGTGGGCAGGAAGATCGTGGTGGTTCCGTAG
- a CDS encoding TerD family protein produces MTPGSNIPLSAARVTVDVAAPVRLDVSGLLLTADGKVRSDDDFIFYNQPSGPGVTYRSGGGAAPDAITVDTGAVPPGIEKIVVTASPDAAGQTFQGIEPTATIRNADDNSVLGTFTPPQLGTETALVVVEIYLRNGAWKARAVGQGYANGLAGIATDFGVSVEEPAPAPAPVAAATPPAQAPVAPPAPPVAVTPTPPAAPPAPPAAPPIGAGKINLDKGRVSLQKNQTVSLVKGGRPLLSQVKMGLGWEPAYRGKDIDLDASVIAYGPQRNHIDSCYFGKLSILNGAIKHSGDNLTGEGGGDDEVIVVDLGRLPQETTGLVFTVNSFSGQKFTEVAKAYCRLLDAATGEELVRFDLTSAEAQTGVMMAKMIKQFSGEWEMTAMGDFVKSRTVRGMVKPAAQAL; encoded by the coding sequence ATGACCCCTGGCTCGAACATCCCTCTCTCCGCCGCGCGCGTGACGGTGGACGTCGCCGCTCCGGTGCGGCTCGACGTATCGGGCCTGCTGCTCACCGCCGACGGCAAGGTGCGCTCGGACGACGACTTCATCTTCTACAACCAGCCGAGCGGGCCTGGTGTGACGTACCGCTCGGGCGGCGGTGCGGCACCCGACGCGATCACCGTCGACACCGGCGCCGTCCCCCCGGGCATCGAGAAGATCGTGGTCACCGCGAGCCCGGACGCCGCGGGCCAGACCTTCCAGGGCATCGAACCGACGGCCACGATCCGCAACGCGGACGACAACAGCGTCCTGGGCACGTTCACGCCCCCTCAACTCGGCACCGAGACGGCGCTGGTGGTCGTGGAGATCTATCTGCGCAACGGCGCCTGGAAGGCCCGCGCGGTCGGCCAGGGGTACGCGAACGGCCTCGCGGGCATCGCCACGGACTTCGGCGTCTCGGTGGAGGAACCGGCTCCGGCGCCGGCCCCTGTCGCCGCGGCCACCCCGCCGGCGCAGGCCCCGGTGGCACCTCCGGCCCCGCCCGTCGCGGTGACTCCCACACCGCCCGCCGCACCCCCGGCCCCGCCCGCCGCGCCGCCGATCGGCGCCGGAAAGATCAACCTCGACAAGGGCCGCGTCAGCCTCCAGAAGAACCAGACGGTCTCCCTGGTCAAGGGCGGCCGCCCGCTGCTCTCCCAGGTCAAGATGGGCCTCGGCTGGGAGCCCGCGTACCGCGGCAAGGACATCGACCTGGACGCCTCGGTCATCGCCTACGGCCCGCAGCGCAACCACATCGACAGCTGCTACTTCGGCAAGCTGTCCATCCTGAACGGCGCGATCAAGCACTCCGGCGACAACCTCACGGGCGAGGGCGGCGGTGACGACGAGGTGATCGTGGTCGACCTCGGCCGCCTCCCCCAGGAGACGACCGGCCTGGTCTTCACGGTCAACTCCTTCTCCGGCCAGAAGTTCACCGAGGTCGCCAAGGCCTACTGCCGCCTGCTGGACGCCGCCACCGGCGAGGAGCTGGTCCGCTTCGACCTCACCAGCGCCGAGGCCCAGACCGGCGTGATGATGGCCAAGATGATCAAGCAGTTCTCCGGCGAGTGGGAGATGACGGCCATGGGCGACTTCGTGAAGTCGCGTACGGTCCGCGGCATGGTGAAGCCCGCGGCCCAGGCCCTCTGA
- a CDS encoding GntR family transcriptional regulator — MEAIRPVRRTLLRDRAYEAIRDAIVAGELAPGAVVRDAGLAELLGLSRAPVREAFSRLVDEGLLESKPQSYTRVTPLVAADVRDAAAVVGAMHELAARTAVPRLEAPHIEVMREANVRFADAVRAGDVDAALTADDELHDVLVRVSGNRAAAATVARYTPLIRRLERRRFGEGGNCRSAGLHDELIDACAERDVAAAVRVTTEIWGALEDLADVEP, encoded by the coding sequence ATGGAGGCGATACGACCCGTGCGCCGGACCCTGCTGAGGGACCGCGCGTACGAAGCGATACGGGATGCCATCGTGGCCGGTGAGCTCGCACCGGGCGCGGTGGTGCGCGACGCCGGGCTCGCCGAACTGCTCGGGCTGTCGCGAGCGCCGGTGCGCGAGGCCTTCTCCCGGCTGGTCGACGAGGGGCTGCTGGAGTCCAAGCCGCAGAGCTACACACGGGTGACCCCCTTGGTGGCCGCCGATGTACGGGACGCGGCGGCCGTGGTCGGCGCCATGCACGAGCTGGCCGCGCGCACCGCGGTGCCCCGGCTCGAAGCGCCGCACATCGAGGTCATGCGCGAGGCCAATGTGCGCTTCGCGGACGCTGTTCGCGCCGGTGACGTGGACGCCGCCCTGACGGCCGACGACGAGCTGCACGACGTACTGGTGCGGGTGAGCGGCAATCGTGCCGCCGCCGCCACCGTCGCCCGCTACACCCCGCTGATCCGCCGTCTGGAGCGGCGCCGCTTCGGTGAGGGCGGCAACTGCCGTTCGGCGGGCCTGCACGACGAGCTGATCGACGCCTGTGCCGAACGGGACGTGGCCGCCGCCGTCCGCGTCACCACGGAGATCTGGGGCGCGCTCGAAGACCTGGCCGATGTCGAACCCTGA
- a CDS encoding 1-aminocyclopropane-1-carboxylate deaminase, which yields MSLSSYERYPLLFGTSPLHPLERLTEHLGGASLWAKREDCNSGVAYGGNKTRKLEYLVADALAQGCDTLVSIGGVQSNHTRQVAAVAARAGLKCVLVQESWVEWPDSVYDKVGNILISRLAGADVRLVRAGFGIGFKESWEQALREVEEGGGKPYAIPAGASDHPLGGLGFAGWAYEVAEQEAELGVYFDTVVVCSVTGSTQAGMVAGFAALEEAGGRPRRVLGIDASAAPARTREQIARIAHGTGQLIGVRKELTESDVELDERYHAGTYGIPDEATLEAMRLAARTEGMVTDPVYEGKSMAGMVDLVARGEIGRESTVLYAHLGGQPALNAYSALF from the coding sequence ATGTCCCTTTCCTCGTACGAGCGTTACCCCCTGCTCTTCGGGACCTCGCCCCTGCATCCGCTGGAGCGCCTGACCGAGCACCTCGGCGGTGCCTCCCTGTGGGCCAAGCGGGAGGACTGCAACTCCGGTGTCGCGTACGGCGGGAACAAGACCCGCAAGCTGGAGTACCTCGTCGCCGACGCGCTCGCCCAGGGCTGCGACACCCTCGTCTCGATCGGTGGCGTGCAGTCCAACCACACCCGCCAGGTCGCGGCCGTCGCCGCCCGTGCCGGGCTCAAGTGCGTGCTCGTTCAGGAGAGTTGGGTGGAGTGGCCCGACTCCGTGTACGACAAGGTCGGAAACATCCTCATCAGCCGCCTCGCCGGGGCCGACGTACGACTCGTGCGGGCGGGGTTCGGGATCGGCTTCAAGGAGAGCTGGGAGCAGGCGCTGCGGGAGGTTGAGGAGGGCGGCGGCAAGCCGTACGCCATTCCGGCGGGGGCGTCGGACCATCCGCTGGGGGGCCTGGGGTTCGCCGGGTGGGCCTATGAAGTGGCCGAGCAGGAAGCGGAGTTGGGCGTCTACTTCGACACCGTCGTGGTGTGCTCGGTGACCGGATCGACCCAGGCGGGCATGGTCGCCGGGTTCGCGGCCCTGGAGGAGGCGGGCGGGCGGCCGCGGCGCGTCCTCGGGATCGACGCGTCGGCGGCGCCCGCCCGCACCCGGGAGCAGATCGCGCGGATCGCACACGGCACCGGGCAGCTCATCGGCGTACGGAAGGAGTTGACGGAGTCGGACGTCGAGCTGGACGAGCGGTACCACGCGGGCACGTACGGGATTCCGGACGAGGCCACGCTGGAGGCGATGCGGCTCGCGGCGCGCACCGAGGGGATGGTCACCGACCCCGTCTACGAGGGCAAGTCGATGGCCGGGATGGTGGATCTGGTGGCCCGGGGGGAGATAGGGCGGGAGTCCACCGTGCTCTACGCCCATCTGGGCGGACAGCCCGCGTTGAACGCGTACAGCGCGTTGTTCTAG
- a CDS encoding MFS transporter, with protein sequence MSTSSTPSAPSTTTDALSAPPQPARLGAVLFVIVTAYLMVGVDSTVVNVALPDIQKNLHFSPTGLSWVLNAYTLTFGGLLLLGGRVGDIAGRRRTLTIGVLLFAGSSLLGGLATESAWLLTARALQGVGAALTAPSTLALITTNFPDGPRRHHALGIYASMAGIGASIGLVLGGMLTSWASWRWALLINVPIGIAVAVALPRFVTETPRHAGRFDAAGALAGTAGMTSLVYAFIRVSEDGWTDTQALLGFSSAAALLVGFTLIESRADQPIMPLRLLASRNRAGGYAGVLLLPAGMFGAFYFLTLICQQVLGYSPLRAGFAFLPMTLAMFTVVRFVPRLLARLGAKPVLLTGMALLVVAAAWLWRLRPDDGYLTGLFGPLVLMGVGVGLSFMPLNATILAGIEPREAGAASGLLQTLQWLGGTLGLSILVTVFGTAARRAHGSPSDILTEGAARAFGIGSLIALTALLVSAFVITGTKPKHTT encoded by the coding sequence GTGTCCACCTCGTCTACCCCGTCCGCACCGTCCACCACCACCGACGCTCTCTCCGCACCACCCCAACCCGCCAGGCTCGGCGCCGTCCTGTTCGTCATCGTCACCGCCTACCTGATGGTCGGCGTGGACTCCACGGTCGTCAATGTCGCACTGCCCGACATCCAGAAGAACCTGCACTTCAGCCCGACCGGCCTGTCCTGGGTGCTCAACGCGTACACCCTCACCTTCGGCGGCCTGCTCCTGCTCGGCGGCCGGGTCGGCGACATCGCGGGCCGCCGCCGCACCCTGACCATCGGCGTCCTGCTCTTCGCCGGATCCTCCCTGCTCGGCGGTCTCGCCACCGAAAGCGCCTGGCTGCTCACCGCCCGCGCCCTCCAGGGCGTCGGCGCCGCCCTCACCGCGCCCAGCACCCTCGCGCTGATCACCACGAACTTCCCCGACGGCCCGCGCCGCCACCACGCCCTGGGCATCTACGCGTCGATGGCGGGCATCGGCGCCTCCATCGGCCTGGTCCTCGGCGGCATGCTCACCTCCTGGGCGTCCTGGCGCTGGGCCCTGCTGATCAACGTACCGATCGGCATCGCGGTCGCCGTCGCCCTGCCCCGCTTCGTCACCGAGACCCCGCGCCACGCGGGCCGGTTCGACGCGGCGGGGGCACTCGCCGGCACGGCCGGGATGACCTCGCTGGTGTACGCGTTCATCCGGGTCTCGGAGGACGGCTGGACCGACACCCAGGCGCTGCTGGGCTTCAGCTCGGCGGCGGCCCTGCTGGTGGGCTTCACGCTGATCGAGTCCCGCGCGGACCAGCCGATCATGCCGCTGCGCCTGTTGGCGAGCCGCAACCGCGCGGGCGGCTACGCGGGCGTACTGCTGCTGCCCGCGGGCATGTTCGGCGCGTTCTACTTCCTCACCCTGATCTGCCAGCAGGTCCTGGGCTACAGCCCGCTCCGCGCGGGATTCGCCTTCCTGCCCATGACCCTGGCGATGTTCACGGTCGTACGCTTCGTGCCCCGGCTGCTCGCGCGGCTCGGCGCCAAGCCGGTGCTGCTCACCGGCATGGCCCTGCTCGTCGTCGCGGCCGCGTGGCTGTGGCGGCTACGACCCGACGACGGCTACCTCACCGGCCTGTTCGGCCCGCTGGTGCTGATGGGCGTGGGCGTCGGCCTGAGTTTCATGCCGCTCAACGCGACGATCCTCGCGGGCATCGAGCCACGGGAGGCGGGCGCCGCCTCCGGCCTGCTGCAGACCCTGCAGTGGCTCGGCGGCACCCTCGGCCTCTCCATCCTGGTCACGGTCTTCGGCACGGCGGCCCGGCGCGCGCACGGCTCCCCGTCCGACATCCTCACCGAGGGTGCGGCCCGCGCTTTCGGCATCGGCTCGCTGATCGCGCTGACCGCCCTGCTGGTGTCGGCGTTCGTGATCACAGGTACGAAGCCGAAGCACACCACCTGA
- a CDS encoding TROVE domain-containing protein: MARFNTKAAKAQPTSRVTSTGRVLRTHQGGRGQERDARSELFLLAIANFVSQNAFYETGEARDDRFAALVRELAVADPSWTAALLGWLRGEGNLRTASLVGAAEYVKARLDAGATDGPANRQVIASVLRRPDEPGELLAYWTSRYGRNVPKPVKRGIADAVRRLYGEKSLLKYDTAAKGYRFGDILNLVHAAPDPAKPWQGDLFQYALDRRHHPEAAVVPKSLSVVAAHRDLMALRPAKRRKVVTGAHGARRLADAGMTWEALAGWLQGPMDKAAWEAVIPSMGAMALVRNLRNFDEAGVSDEVAAQVAARISDPAEVARSRQFPFRYLAAYQHAPSLRWSYPLEQALGHSLANVPALPGRTLVLVDRSGSMFYSRLSERSELNRADAAAIFGTALALRAADADLVEFGTSSNRVKFKKGESVLKVLERFGDLGGTNTSEAVRAHYRKHDRVLIVTDEQATYSHYGDPTEQVPAHVPVYTWNLAGYRAGHGPSGKANRHTFGGLSDAAFRMVPLLESARDADWPWAG; this comes from the coding sequence ATGGCGCGATTCAACACCAAGGCGGCCAAGGCGCAGCCCACTTCCCGTGTGACGTCGACCGGCCGCGTGCTGCGCACCCACCAGGGCGGCCGCGGCCAGGAGCGCGACGCACGCTCCGAGCTCTTCCTGCTGGCCATCGCCAACTTCGTCTCGCAGAACGCCTTCTACGAGACCGGCGAGGCCCGCGACGACCGGTTCGCCGCGCTCGTGCGTGAGCTCGCCGTCGCCGACCCCTCGTGGACGGCCGCCCTGCTCGGCTGGCTGCGCGGCGAGGGCAACCTGCGGACGGCCTCGCTCGTGGGCGCCGCCGAGTACGTGAAGGCACGCCTCGACGCGGGCGCCACCGACGGCCCGGCCAACCGCCAGGTCATCGCCTCCGTGCTGCGCCGCCCGGACGAGCCCGGCGAGCTGCTCGCCTACTGGACCTCCCGGTACGGCCGCAACGTGCCCAAGCCCGTCAAGCGGGGCATCGCCGACGCCGTACGCCGGCTCTACGGCGAGAAGTCGCTGCTGAAGTACGACACGGCGGCCAAGGGCTACCGCTTCGGCGACATCCTCAACCTGGTGCACGCGGCACCCGATCCGGCGAAGCCGTGGCAGGGCGACCTGTTCCAGTACGCCCTCGACCGGCGGCACCACCCGGAGGCGGCCGTGGTTCCCAAGTCGCTGTCCGTCGTGGCGGCCCACCGCGACCTGATGGCGCTGCGGCCCGCCAAGCGGCGCAAGGTCGTGACCGGTGCGCACGGCGCGCGGCGCCTCGCGGACGCGGGGATGACCTGGGAGGCACTGGCCGGCTGGCTGCAGGGCCCGATGGACAAGGCGGCCTGGGAGGCCGTCATCCCGTCCATGGGCGCGATGGCGCTCGTACGCAACCTGCGGAACTTCGACGAGGCGGGAGTGAGCGACGAGGTGGCGGCTCAGGTCGCCGCCAGGATCAGCGACCCGGCGGAGGTGGCGCGCTCGCGGCAGTTCCCCTTCCGCTACCTCGCCGCGTACCAGCACGCGCCCTCGCTGCGCTGGTCGTACCCGCTGGAGCAGGCGCTCGGCCACTCGCTGGCGAACGTGCCCGCGCTGCCCGGACGCACTCTCGTGCTGGTCGACCGGTCCGGCTCGATGTTCTACTCGCGGCTGTCGGAGCGCTCGGAGCTCAACCGGGCCGACGCGGCGGCGATCTTCGGTACGGCGCTCGCGCTGCGGGCGGCGGACGCGGATCTCGTCGAGTTCGGCACCAGCAGCAACCGGGTGAAGTTCAAGAAGGGCGAGTCGGTGCTGAAGGTGCTGGAGCGCTTCGGCGACCTCGGCGGCACCAACACGAGCGAGGCGGTGCGCGCGCACTACAGGAAGCACGACCGGGTGCTCATCGTCACCGACGAGCAGGCCACCTACAGCCACTACGGCGACCCGACCGAGCAGGTCCCGGCGCACGTCCCGGTCTATACCTGGAACCTGGCCGGCTACCGGGCGGGCCACGGCCCGTCCGGAAAGGCGAACCGGCACACGTTCGGGGGGCTCTCGGACGCGGCTTTCCGGATGGTGCCGCTTCTGGAGTCGGCGCGGGACGCCGACTGGCCGTGGGCCGGATAG